A genomic stretch from Deltaproteobacteria bacterium includes:
- a CDS encoding lipid-A-disaccharide synthase codes for MRVFLSTADASGDMHAAGLVEALRKRVPDLEVFGLGGTALGAVGFAPIVPQSELAIAGLVEVVGSVPRLLGAYTRLRRALTASPRPNLAIFVDSPDLNLPLASVAKRSGVPVLYYVAPQVWAWRPGRVRKLARRTDAVAVIFPFEEPLLREAGVNARFVGHPLVDRLAGLAGGANREERLRSLGLDPSRPVLGLLPGSRHNEVERNWPLLRETAELLHASLPDVQVQLIVASTLEASAFDVPDWCRVVRGRSHDAMAASTCLISAAGTATVEAAILGVPLVVAHVTSPLTFELARRIARVPSSCMVNLIAGAGVVPERIQLAARPAALAALVAELLRDPGARAKMRQELAAAVALLGAPGAAERVAELAVEVAGRN; via the coding sequence TTGAGGGTCTTCCTGTCGACGGCGGACGCGTCGGGCGACATGCACGCCGCCGGGCTGGTGGAAGCGCTGCGCAAGCGCGTGCCGGATCTCGAGGTCTTCGGTCTGGGCGGCACGGCGCTGGGCGCGGTCGGATTCGCGCCGATCGTGCCGCAGTCGGAGCTCGCGATCGCGGGGCTGGTCGAGGTGGTGGGCAGCGTGCCGCGGCTGCTCGGGGCCTACACCCGTCTGCGTCGCGCGCTCACTGCGAGCCCGCGCCCGAACCTGGCGATCTTCGTCGACTCGCCGGATCTGAACCTGCCGCTCGCCTCGGTCGCGAAGAGGAGCGGCGTTCCGGTGCTGTACTACGTGGCGCCGCAGGTCTGGGCCTGGCGGCCCGGGCGGGTTCGCAAGCTCGCGCGCCGCACGGACGCGGTGGCGGTGATCTTTCCGTTCGAGGAGCCGCTGCTGCGCGAGGCCGGGGTGAACGCGCGCTTCGTCGGGCACCCGCTGGTCGATCGGCTCGCGGGGCTCGCGGGAGGCGCGAATCGAGAGGAGCGGCTGCGCTCGCTCGGACTCGACCCCTCGCGCCCGGTGCTCGGGCTGCTTCCGGGCAGCCGCCACAACGAGGTGGAGCGCAACTGGCCGCTGCTCCGCGAGACCGCGGAGCTGCTGCACGCATCGCTGCCCGACGTGCAGGTCCAGCTGATCGTCGCCTCGACGCTCGAGGCCTCGGCCTTCGACGTGCCCGACTGGTGCCGCGTGGTTCGCGGCCGCTCTCACGACGCGATGGCCGCCTCGACCTGCCTGATCAGCGCGGCGGGGACCGCGACGGTCGAGGCCGCGATCCTCGGCGTTCCGCTCGTGGTCGCGCACGTCACCAGCCCGCTCACCTTCGAGCTCGCGCGCCGGATCGCGCGCGTTCCGTCGAGCTGCATGGTGAACCTGATCGCGGGCGCGGGCGTCGTGCCGGAGCGGATCCAGCTTGCCGCGCGACCGGCCGCGCTCGCGGCGCTGGTCGCCGAGCTGCTTCGGGATCCGGGCGCGCGCGCGAAGATGCGCCAGGAGCTGGCCGCCGCGGTCGCGCTGCTCGGCGCGCCCGGCGCGGCGGAACGCGTGGCGGAGCTCGCGGTCGAGGTGGCGGGGCGGAATTGA
- a CDS encoding Gfo/Idh/MocA family oxidoreductase, with amino-acid sequence MTRPRIAVVGVGYMGRLHAEKLAALAAEGVLDFAGVSDVDVARATEIAAKHGVPLLATLERVAEAADAACVTVPTVEHARVAGRLLDAGLDVLVEKPIATTRADARSLVDRAKSGGRILQVGHIERFSRAFRAVRPALTRPRFIEAHRIGPYPARATDVSVVLDLMIHDLDIVAELAGHEVERVEAVGVSVLSQTEDIANARLRLANGCVVNLTASRVSLERLRKVRLFQSDAYVSIDLGENKITMVRRQGVPGGAEPPRITAEKIELDAADALLAQDRAFAESVRTRAEPEVSGEDGYRALDLALRIQEAIEPIAVGPDGVPL; translated from the coding sequence GTGACGCGACCGCGGATCGCCGTCGTCGGCGTCGGCTACATGGGCCGGCTCCACGCCGAGAAGCTCGCGGCGCTCGCGGCCGAGGGCGTGCTCGACTTCGCCGGCGTCTCCGACGTCGACGTCGCGCGCGCGACCGAGATCGCCGCAAAGCACGGCGTGCCGCTGCTCGCGACGCTCGAGCGCGTGGCCGAGGCCGCGGACGCCGCCTGCGTGACGGTGCCGACCGTCGAGCACGCGCGCGTCGCGGGCCGGCTGCTCGACGCCGGCCTCGACGTGCTGGTCGAGAAGCCGATCGCGACCACGCGCGCGGATGCGCGAAGCCTCGTGGATCGCGCGAAGTCGGGCGGGCGGATCCTGCAGGTCGGCCACATCGAGCGCTTCTCGCGCGCGTTCCGCGCGGTCCGGCCGGCGCTCACGCGGCCGCGCTTCATCGAGGCGCATCGGATCGGGCCGTACCCCGCCCGCGCGACCGACGTCTCGGTCGTGCTCGATCTGATGATCCACGATCTCGACATCGTGGCGGAGCTCGCGGGGCACGAGGTCGAGCGCGTCGAGGCCGTCGGCGTCTCGGTGCTCTCGCAGACCGAGGACATCGCGAACGCCCGACTTCGGCTGGCCAACGGCTGCGTCGTGAATCTGACCGCGAGCCGCGTCTCGCTCGAGCGTCTGCGCAAGGTCCGACTGTTCCAGTCCGACGCGTACGTCTCGATCGATCTGGGCGAGAACAAGATCACCATGGTGCGGCGGCAGGGCGTGCCGGGAGGAGCCGAGCCGCCGCGAATCACCGCCGAGAAGATCGAGCTCGACGCGGCCGACGCGCTGCTCGCGCAGGACCGCGCCTTCGCGGAATCGGTGCGCACGCGCGCGGAGCCGGAGGTCTCGGGTGAGGACGGGTATCGCGCGCTCGACCTGGCGCTGCGGATCCAGGAGGCGATCGAGCCGATCGCGGTCGGGCCGGACGGAGTGCCTCTTTGA
- a CDS encoding LpxI family protein translates to MRARRSRRCAPSFPTPPRPSEWSRSSRSRSAASHDGASRVEKRVLGLIAGSGPLPFEVAQAAREHGLRVAIAAIEDNTDPAIEREADGPFRWVNAGELGLLIAFLAGAGAREVILAGAVSKAAILREPGRLRPDARALALLSSLAAKGDDAILRAVAGELESEGLEVVESTRYLEKRMVREGPLCGGPPDEALRADLSLGMRVVRSLGVHDVGQACLVRQGTVLAVEALEGTDRMIRRGAEFGAGAVLVKAAKPKQDMRFDVPVIGPGTVEIARECRLRAIGLEAGRTLVLEQTRTLAQAEAAAISVVGLDPGLG, encoded by the coding sequence ATTCGCGCGAGGCGTTCGCGGCGGTGCGCGCCGAGCTTCCCGACTCCGCCGAGGCCGAGCGAATGGTCGCGTTCCTCGAGAAGTCGGAGCGCGGCTTCGCACGACGGCGCTAGCCGCGTGGAGAAGCGGGTGCTCGGACTGATCGCGGGCAGCGGCCCGCTGCCGTTCGAGGTGGCGCAGGCCGCGCGCGAGCACGGGCTGCGCGTCGCGATCGCGGCGATCGAGGACAACACCGATCCCGCGATCGAGCGCGAGGCCGACGGGCCGTTCCGCTGGGTGAACGCGGGCGAGCTCGGCCTGCTGATCGCGTTCCTCGCGGGCGCGGGGGCGCGCGAGGTGATCCTCGCCGGCGCGGTGAGCAAGGCCGCGATCCTGCGCGAGCCGGGGCGGTTGCGCCCGGACGCGCGCGCGCTCGCGCTGCTTTCGAGCCTGGCCGCGAAGGGTGACGACGCGATCCTGCGCGCGGTCGCGGGCGAGCTCGAGAGCGAGGGTCTCGAGGTGGTCGAGTCGACGCGCTACCTGGAGAAGAGAATGGTGCGCGAGGGCCCGCTCTGCGGCGGCCCGCCGGACGAGGCGCTGCGCGCGGACCTCTCGCTCGGAATGCGGGTCGTGCGCAGCCTCGGCGTGCACGACGTCGGGCAGGCATGCCTGGTCCGGCAGGGAACGGTGCTCGCGGTCGAAGCGCTCGAGGGGACCGATCGCATGATCCGGCGCGGCGCCGAGTTCGGCGCCGGCGCGGTGCTGGTGAAGGCCGCGAAGCCCAAGCAGGACATGCGCTTCGACGTTCCCGTGATCGGGCCCGGCACGGTCGAGATCGCGCGCGAGTGCCGCTTGCGCGCGATCGGGCTCGAGGCCGGGCGCACGCTCGTGCTCGAGCAGACGCGCACGCTGGCGCAGGCGGAGGCCGCCGCGATCAGCGTCGTGGGTCTGGACCCGGGGCTCGGGTGA
- the lpxA gene encoding acyl-ACP--UDP-N-acetylglucosamine O-acyltransferase → MKRIHPSAIVDSGAELADGVEIGPFCVVGPHVRLAEGVSLRSHAVVTGHTEVGAGSVIFPFATVGEIPQDVKYKGEPTRLTIGARNVIREQVSIHPGTAAGGGTTRVGDDNLLLVNVHIGHDCNVGSHVIMANNVMLAGHVIVEDYAYLAGGVAVQQFVRVGESVMVGGMSGLMQDAAPFTLANGFPARIVKMNRINLERRGFSKERIDAVERAFRLIFREGLHSREAFAAVRAELPDSAEAERMVAFLEKSERGFARRR, encoded by the coding sequence ATGAAGCGCATACACCCGAGCGCGATCGTCGATTCCGGAGCCGAGCTCGCCGATGGCGTCGAGATCGGCCCGTTCTGCGTGGTGGGCCCGCACGTCCGGCTGGCCGAGGGCGTCTCGCTTCGCTCGCACGCCGTGGTCACCGGACACACGGAGGTCGGGGCGGGCTCGGTGATCTTCCCGTTTGCGACGGTGGGCGAGATCCCGCAGGACGTGAAGTACAAGGGCGAGCCCACGCGGCTCACGATCGGCGCGCGAAACGTGATCCGCGAGCAGGTCTCGATCCACCCCGGCACGGCGGCCGGCGGCGGGACCACGCGGGTCGGCGACGACAACCTGCTGCTCGTGAACGTGCACATCGGCCACGACTGCAACGTCGGAAGCCACGTGATCATGGCCAACAACGTCATGCTCGCGGGTCACGTGATCGTCGAGGACTACGCCTACCTGGCTGGCGGCGTCGCGGTGCAGCAGTTCGTGCGCGTGGGCGAGTCGGTGATGGTGGGCGGAATGTCGGGCCTGATGCAGGACGCTGCGCCCTTCACGCTCGCCAACGGCTTTCCGGCGCGGATCGTGAAGATGAACCGGATCAACCTGGAGCGGCGCGGCTTCTCCAAGGAGCGCATCGACGCGGTCGAGCGCGCGTTCCGGCTGATCTTCCGCGAGGGGCTGCATTCGCGCGAGGCGTTCGCGGCGGTGCGCGCCGAGCTTCCCGACTCCGCCGAGGCCGAGCGAATGGTCGCGTTCCTCGAGAAGTCGGAGCGCGGCTTCGCACGACGGCGCTAG
- the fabZ gene encoding 3-hydroxyacyl-ACP dehydratase FabZ: MLMIDRVIALSEQHVLAEKLISASEPSFAGHFPDQPIFPGVLIIEAMAQAGGIWAMNALPGNLGMKTVLVGVDEARFRRQVVPGDVLRLRVHPLRARPKMVRFKATATVGAETVAEAELLAAFVKWDAEEKE, from the coding sequence ATGCTGATGATCGACCGCGTGATCGCGCTCTCCGAGCAGCACGTGCTCGCGGAGAAGCTGATCTCCGCCAGCGAGCCCAGCTTCGCGGGGCACTTCCCCGACCAGCCGATCTTCCCGGGCGTGCTGATCATCGAGGCGATGGCGCAGGCCGGCGGAATCTGGGCGATGAACGCGCTGCCGGGCAACCTCGGCATGAAGACGGTGCTGGTCGGCGTCGACGAGGCGCGCTTCCGCCGCCAGGTGGTCCCCGGCGACGTGCTGCGCCTGCGGGTCCACCCGCTTCGCGCGCGCCCGAAGATGGTCCGCTTCAAGGCCACGGCGACGGTCGGGGCCGAGACCGTGGCCGAGGCCGAGCTTCTGGCCGCATTCGTGAAATGGGACGCGGAGGAGAAGGAATGA
- a CDS encoding OmpH family outer membrane protein — MQFRIVRAGMTFGLALGFLLPALAASAEFKLAVVDQRRALLSSNGGKAAESTLTQLEEKKKKELEPRSARCKKMQEEIEAQRFVLADDVIQERMIEFQSCQRDLERDFQAAKDEIAVQNRKLLAPLAKKLEEAVKEIGKSKGFDLVLDRSTPGVLYAPESLDITDLVVKRLNEN, encoded by the coding sequence ATGCAGTTCCGCATCGTTCGCGCCGGGATGACGTTCGGCCTGGCTCTCGGCTTCCTGCTCCCCGCGCTCGCGGCGTCGGCGGAATTCAAGCTCGCCGTGGTCGACCAGCGCCGCGCGCTGCTCTCCAGCAACGGCGGCAAGGCGGCCGAGTCGACGCTCACCCAGCTGGAGGAGAAGAAGAAGAAGGAGCTCGAGCCGCGCTCCGCGCGCTGCAAGAAGATGCAGGAGGAGATCGAGGCGCAGCGCTTCGTGCTCGCCGACGACGTGATCCAGGAGCGGATGATCGAGTTCCAGAGCTGCCAGCGCGATCTCGAGCGCGACTTCCAGGCCGCCAAGGACGAGATCGCGGTGCAGAACCGCAAGCTGCTCGCTCCGCTGGCCAAGAAGCTCGAGGAGGCGGTGAAGGAGATCGGCAAGTCGAAGGGCTTCGATCTGGTCCTCGACCGCTCGACGCCCGGCGTGCTCTACGCGCCCGAATCGCTCGACATCACCGACCTGGTGGTGAAGCGGCTGAACGAGAACTGA
- the bamA gene encoding outer membrane protein assembly factor BamA: protein MGRARTLRAHFRDGREIHLASAAATGSSSRRASGAFAIALLLCLLFTGAALAQEPAPVDLAAPADSGFGPEDRDAVVHEVRVSGTRRIEPDAIKAVIGTKAGEPLDRVRLADDVRRIYGLGFFHDVRIEVEPAEGGGAIVTYAVVENPVIRQVSITGNEELGSDDIKEKLTVTVGSTVDYPLLLENSARIEAQYQAKGYYLAKVGYVLEPMGEGAVGVNFDVVEGKKLRLKEIDFRGNEALSDGRLEKVMQTKTWGVTSYVSQLWDNSGLYSEPIFYQDLDKIQRLYMDEGYVRVSIGQPEVDVSEKGIVVRVDISEGPQFLVGTVDILGDETMDRGQLFGLVELEPGDVFSRSTLSSDVDRLRGYYADRGFFDATVNPITNVDPEKKEIATSFEVKKGELYFVEGIDLNGNVRTADTVVRRQLAIGEGELYSAQAVAKSKMRVQRLGYFEEVEVRAKPTDEPNRVSMSVDVVERPTGSFSFGAGVGSVDGFIVSGSITQENLFGTGRALSAGADMGSQNHYYYVRFLEPYVLGSVASLSLTLNSSESEYNDFDQEQTGFGISVGYPLDEGETFVNTGYAFASREVSGFEEFQAASLLEREEFQGDTTTSLLNLSLRRDTRDDIRFPKSGHITGANIDFAGLGGFAEFLRIEGRTTHFIPVGGWLPFEATFVVNSRVGYALPWNDISDYDLPGCDTSDCLATFGTDPNNEIRALAGIDDDLELPLTERYFLGGLGAFQVRGFEQRSLGPRRAILEPLYHSGDQVAFTPVGYSVIAPDFCRFGPNQCNSLEDTEIDDFNDLDATDVIGGNSMALVNLELQFPISEEMGLSGLIFLDMGNSFAEDDFINPADFRFGTGAGIQWFSPFGPILVVLGVPLDPYEDEDGTVFEFSLGGQNY from the coding sequence ATGGGACGCGCGCGTACACTGCGGGCTCATTTTCGGGACGGTCGCGAGATCCACTTGGCTTCTGCAGCTGCAACAGGCTCGAGCTCCCGGCGCGCAAGCGGAGCGTTCGCGATTGCGCTGCTGCTGTGCCTGCTCTTCACGGGCGCCGCGCTCGCGCAGGAGCCGGCTCCGGTCGATCTCGCGGCGCCGGCGGATTCGGGCTTCGGCCCCGAGGACCGCGACGCCGTGGTTCACGAGGTCCGCGTCTCGGGAACCCGGAGGATCGAGCCCGACGCGATCAAGGCCGTGATCGGGACGAAGGCCGGCGAGCCGCTCGACCGCGTGCGACTTGCCGACGACGTGCGGCGCATCTACGGGCTCGGCTTCTTCCACGACGTGCGCATCGAGGTGGAGCCGGCCGAGGGCGGCGGCGCGATCGTCACCTACGCGGTGGTCGAGAACCCGGTGATCCGGCAGGTGAGCATCACCGGAAACGAGGAGCTCGGCTCGGACGACATCAAGGAGAAGCTCACCGTCACGGTCGGCTCGACCGTCGACTACCCGCTCCTGCTCGAGAACTCGGCGCGGATCGAGGCGCAGTACCAGGCCAAGGGCTACTACCTGGCGAAGGTCGGCTACGTGCTCGAGCCGATGGGCGAGGGCGCGGTCGGCGTGAACTTCGACGTGGTCGAGGGCAAGAAGCTGCGCCTCAAGGAGATCGACTTCCGCGGCAACGAGGCGCTCTCCGACGGCCGGCTCGAGAAGGTGATGCAGACCAAGACCTGGGGCGTGACGTCCTACGTCTCGCAGCTCTGGGACAACTCGGGGCTCTACTCCGAGCCGATCTTCTACCAGGACCTCGACAAGATCCAGCGCCTGTACATGGACGAGGGCTACGTCCGCGTCTCGATCGGCCAGCCCGAGGTGGACGTCTCGGAGAAGGGAATCGTCGTCCGCGTCGACATCAGCGAGGGGCCGCAGTTCCTGGTCGGCACGGTCGACATCCTCGGCGACGAGACGATGGACCGCGGGCAGCTCTTCGGGCTCGTCGAGCTCGAGCCCGGCGACGTCTTCAGCCGCTCGACGCTCTCGAGCGACGTCGACCGGCTGCGCGGCTACTACGCCGACCGCGGCTTCTTCGACGCCACGGTCAATCCGATCACCAACGTCGATCCGGAGAAGAAGGAGATCGCGACCTCGTTCGAGGTCAAGAAGGGGGAGCTCTACTTCGTCGAGGGAATCGACCTGAACGGGAACGTGCGCACGGCCGACACCGTCGTGCGTCGCCAGCTGGCGATCGGCGAGGGCGAGCTCTACTCGGCGCAGGCGGTCGCGAAGAGCAAGATGCGCGTGCAGCGGCTGGGCTACTTCGAGGAGGTCGAGGTGCGGGCCAAGCCGACCGACGAGCCGAACCGCGTCTCGATGTCGGTGGACGTGGTCGAGCGCCCGACCGGAAGCTTCAGCTTCGGCGCGGGCGTCGGCTCGGTGGACGGATTCATCGTCTCGGGATCGATCACCCAGGAGAACCTGTTCGGCACCGGGCGCGCGCTCTCGGCCGGCGCCGACATGGGCTCGCAGAACCACTACTACTACGTGCGCTTCCTCGAGCCGTACGTGCTCGGCTCGGTGGCCTCGCTGTCGCTCACGCTGAACAGCTCGGAGAGCGAGTACAACGACTTCGACCAGGAGCAGACCGGCTTCGGGATCTCGGTCGGCTACCCGCTCGACGAGGGCGAGACCTTCGTCAACACCGGCTACGCGTTCGCGAGCCGAGAGGTCTCCGGCTTCGAGGAGTTCCAGGCCGCCTCGCTGCTCGAGCGCGAGGAGTTCCAGGGCGACACGACGACGTCGCTCCTGAACCTGTCGCTGCGCCGCGACACGCGCGACGACATCCGGTTTCCGAAGTCGGGGCACATCACCGGCGCCAACATCGACTTCGCGGGGCTGGGCGGCTTCGCGGAGTTCCTGCGCATCGAAGGCCGCACGACGCACTTCATCCCGGTCGGGGGCTGGCTGCCGTTCGAGGCCACCTTCGTGGTGAACTCGCGCGTCGGCTACGCGCTGCCCTGGAACGACATCTCCGACTACGACCTTCCGGGCTGCGACACGTCGGATTGCCTCGCCACCTTCGGGACCGACCCGAACAACGAGATCCGCGCCCTCGCCGGCATCGACGACGACCTCGAGCTGCCGCTGACCGAGCGCTACTTCCTGGGCGGCCTGGGCGCCTTCCAGGTGCGCGGCTTCGAGCAGCGCTCGCTCGGCCCGCGACGGGCGATTCTCGAGCCGCTGTATCACAGCGGGGACCAGGTCGCCTTCACCCCGGTCGGCTACAGCGTGATCGCGCCCGACTTCTGCCGCTTCGGCCCGAACCAGTGCAACAGCCTCGAGGACACGGAGATCGACGACTTCAACGACCTCGACGCGACCGACGTGATCGGCGGCAACTCGATGGCGCTGGTGAACCTGGAGCTGCAGTTCCCGATCTCGGAAGAGATGGGGCTCTCCGGCCTGATCTTCCTCGACATGGGAAACTCGTTCGCGGAGGACGACTTCATCAATCCGGCCGATTTCCGCTTCGGGACCGGCGCGGGGATCCAGTGGTTCAGCCCGTTCGGCCCGATCCTGGTGGTGCTCGGCGTGCCGCTCGATCCCTACGAGGACGAGGACGGCACGGTGTTCGAATTCTCGCTCGGCGGTCAGAACTACTGA
- a CDS encoding ABC transporter ATP-binding protein has translation MSELEARDVVKRFQLGDQTIEVLSGLNLRVAPGESVAILGVSGAGKSTLLHVLGGLDRPTSGQVLYGGKDLTGLPPDEVATFRNRSLGFVFQSHHLLPEFDAEENVMMPCLLAGVPRREARDRARAILTSVGLAQRLHHGPGKLSGGERQRVAIARALVQGPSVVLADEPTGNLDPHTADDVVDLFLRLNAEAQTALVLVTHNEKLANRLAKKCYLVEGRLAS, from the coding sequence ATGAGTGAGCTCGAAGCTCGCGACGTGGTGAAGCGCTTCCAGCTCGGCGACCAGACGATCGAGGTGCTCTCGGGCTTGAATCTGCGCGTCGCGCCCGGCGAATCGGTGGCGATCCTCGGCGTCTCGGGCGCGGGCAAGTCGACGCTCCTGCACGTGCTCGGGGGCCTCGACCGGCCGACCTCGGGGCAGGTGCTCTACGGCGGGAAGGATCTCACGGGACTGCCGCCGGACGAGGTCGCGACGTTCCGGAACCGCTCGCTCGGCTTCGTGTTCCAGTCGCACCATCTGCTCCCGGAGTTCGACGCGGAGGAGAACGTGATGATGCCGTGCCTGCTCGCGGGCGTTCCGCGCCGCGAGGCCCGCGACCGGGCGCGCGCCATCCTGACCTCGGTCGGGCTCGCGCAGCGCCTGCACCACGGGCCGGGCAAGCTCTCCGGCGGCGAGCGCCAGCGCGTGGCGATCGCGCGCGCGCTGGTCCAGGGGCCCTCGGTGGTGCTGGCCGACGAGCCGACCGGAAATCTCGATCCGCACACCGCCGACGACGTGGTCGACCTGTTCCTGCGCCTCAACGCCGAGGCGCAGACCGCGCTCGTGCTCGTCACGCACAACGAGAAGCTCGCCAATCGCCTGGCGAAGAAGTGCTATCTCGTCGAGGGGCGGCTCGCGTCCTAG
- a CDS encoding FtsX-like permease family protein, translated as MIELVSRSLGFVSASLVALIALGFGTMFLFFSGSAALILGHFLRFVRPARVALPFIALATCASAALAIALDAPSPLAPPAGQLATALLAWGLVRARALHRALTWLVGAVLMVCGALFALGLVSPDREDTGQAAISIAASLLLLGALGVWPLVIAGLVEHRRSRPVEWFISLRYLVARRRQTFISIISVICVVGVALGVAVITVVLSVMNGFSSMWEEKIVGARAHFSVLSREGAYDEYREVRQLVLQVPGVLGATPFLASDAILRGREGELQAIVLKGIDPETVAEATQLVETIRAGSLADLAPKPDGDEIERLPGLIVGAELANRFLLQIGDALVLISPMGGAPTPLGPAPRLERFRVAGVFRSDFFQFDEGFVYASLPAAQKFMKLSDVAQGVEVRTGDAYASRATALDVETALGDAGVYYTRDWKEYFPGFFQALKTERVMMFVLLSFIMVVAGFIIVATLIMMIMEKSQDIAILKTMGCTDDGILRVFAIEGFLIGIAGLALGIGMGLVITENLDVIQSIVERTFGFDVLPPNIYQLQELPHAIEAVQLALISAIAMVLSIGATLLPSWQASRLDPAEALRYE; from the coding sequence ATGATTGAGCTCGTCTCGCGTTCGCTCGGCTTCGTCTCCGCGAGCCTGGTCGCGCTGATCGCGCTCGGCTTCGGGACCATGTTCCTGTTCTTCTCCGGCTCGGCGGCGCTGATCCTCGGCCACTTCCTGCGCTTCGTGCGGCCCGCGCGCGTCGCGCTGCCGTTCATCGCGCTGGCCACCTGCGCGTCGGCCGCGCTCGCGATCGCGCTGGACGCTCCGTCTCCGCTCGCGCCGCCCGCGGGACAGCTCGCGACGGCCCTGCTGGCCTGGGGTCTCGTGCGCGCACGCGCGCTCCACCGCGCGCTCACCTGGCTCGTCGGCGCGGTGCTGATGGTCTGCGGCGCGCTCTTCGCGCTCGGTCTGGTCTCGCCGGACCGGGAGGACACCGGACAGGCGGCGATCTCGATCGCAGCGTCGCTGCTTCTGCTCGGCGCGCTCGGCGTCTGGCCGCTGGTGATCGCGGGGCTGGTCGAGCACCGGCGCTCGCGGCCGGTCGAGTGGTTCATCTCGCTGCGCTATCTGGTCGCGCGCAGGCGGCAGACCTTCATCTCGATCATCTCGGTGATCTGCGTGGTTGGCGTGGCGCTCGGCGTCGCGGTGATCACCGTCGTGCTCTCGGTGATGAACGGCTTCTCCTCGATGTGGGAGGAGAAGATCGTCGGCGCGCGCGCGCACTTCTCGGTGCTCTCGCGCGAGGGCGCCTACGACGAGTACCGCGAGGTGCGACAGCTCGTCCTGCAGGTGCCCGGGGTCCTGGGCGCGACCCCCTTCCTGGCCAGCGACGCGATCCTGCGCGGACGCGAGGGCGAGCTGCAGGCGATCGTGCTGAAGGGCATCGACCCCGAGACGGTGGCCGAGGCGACGCAGCTGGTCGAGACGATTCGCGCGGGATCGCTCGCCGACCTTGCGCCGAAGCCCGATGGCGACGAGATCGAGCGGCTGCCCGGGCTGATCGTCGGCGCGGAGCTCGCCAACCGCTTCCTGCTGCAGATCGGCGATGCGCTGGTGCTGATCTCGCCGATGGGCGGCGCGCCGACCCCGCTCGGCCCCGCGCCCCGGCTGGAGCGCTTCCGCGTCGCGGGCGTCTTCCGCTCCGACTTCTTCCAGTTCGACGAGGGATTCGTCTACGCGAGCCTTCCCGCGGCGCAGAAGTTCATGAAGCTCTCCGACGTGGCGCAGGGCGTGGAGGTGCGCACGGGGGACGCCTACGCCTCGCGCGCGACCGCGCTCGACGTCGAGACGGCGCTCGGCGACGCGGGCGTGTACTACACGCGGGATTGGAAGGAGTACTTCCCGGGCTTCTTCCAGGCGCTGAAGACCGAGCGCGTGATGATGTTCGTGCTGCTCAGCTTCATCATGGTCGTGGCCGGCTTCATCATCGTCGCGACGCTGATCATGATGATCATGGAGAAGAGCCAGGACATCGCGATCCTGAAGACGATGGGCTGCACCGACGACGGAATCCTGCGCGTGTTCGCGATCGAGGGCTTCCTGATCGGCATTGCCGGGCTCGCGCTCGGAATCGGAATGGGGCTGGTGATCACCGAGAACCTCGACGTGATCCAGTCGATCGTCGAGCGGACCTTCGGCTTCGACGTGCTGCCGCCGAACATCTACCAGCTGCAGGAGCTCCCCCACGCGATCGAGGCCGTGCAGCTCGCGCTCATCTCGGCCATCGCGATGGTGCTCTCGATCGGCGCGACGCTTCTGCCCTCGTGGCAGGCCTCGCGCCTCGATCCCGCGGAGGCGCTGCGATATGAGTGA